AATCGTATTGAATTTAATCAATGTTGATAGGAGCGGTCAAGAAAAATAGCAACgagaaaattcaaaattatttttctgttaGAAATGGGTTTATAAGAACGAAAAATGTTGGAagggaaaatagaaatatgtcTGTGTGATATATTTAACGgtaaatgttttaaaattatcgcCCAACTCGGAACGATTCGTCGAATTCGgaacgatataaaaagaaaagtctcgtctcgtctcgtctcggctcgtttcgtttcatctGGTCTTGTCGTAATGTTGGCTCGGTATATgtacaatgtatatatgtacctatgtTCTTTCAAATTGCCGCTAAAAGATCGATTTTattctcgaaatatttctcGATATGTCTCGACCTATTTTGCATAGCTTCGAGAAAATACTAAGCCAGTAAAAGATGATCGATAtacaagaatatttttcttacacgTCGTCGGCCAATACATCTAACTTATTCTATCTTCTCGTCGCCACTCTAATTCTCGAATATTATCTCGGTAAACAGTGGCGTGTTTACTAAGAATGTCGAAAGGTTATTCTGTCGCAAAAAGGAAATGTGTCATCGGTAACACATTCTAATAACACGACGTCTTAGCACGATCCTTTCTAAATCATGCGATTCGAATCTTTGAATCGCGCCTCTAGTACAAGGTGTTACGCCTAATTTCATTTGCTCGAACAATCTCTACTTTTCCTACTCTCTTTGCGACTTTGTCAACGCAACGTTTGATGTTGAAAAGTAGATATTTTGCGTAACGAttggaaaaattagaaatacatataatgtatGGTATTATGaaaatcgaagaagaagagaaaaaaaacaaaaggaaaaggaaaagaaaaaaggaaaggaaggaaggaaaaaaaatgaaagcgaAACTAATCTCAAGCGCACACACGTCAATTTTTTCTAATGCACGTATCACTTTGCGCCTCCCTGTGTATCTTATACATACAAACGATGAGGATATTATGTAAAACACTTTACATCTGATGCGCCttatatcaaaagaaaaggttaagtaaatagatatataacgtATGTTTGAACCTGGATAAACTTCGTGCATCGAATCCAATCGAACTTCTAGTATATTTTGCTTTTTCAAACCACCAAAAACGTATGTACAATCTATCTTGTATCGTGAgacaaataaatgatatatatgtataaacattAGTATCTACTgaccaacaacaacaacaacaacaataataaaagcaaaaaaaaagaaaagaaataataataatttatggcATTTCTTCAGGAATTTTGGAATTTGGGGACGAACTATCgttcttaattaatattgcTTGATTAATGGACGTATTGTCCTCGGTTCGTATAATTGGTTCACCATCTAATTTTTCCAGATGAGGCAGACGTCGAGCAACTTCCAATCTCCATTGATCCAcctaaaataaattatacgtaacttataattgatatttttcctATGTACCTAGATTCCCATCATTGTCACGCTCGTAATATTTTATGGCTACCTCAAGGCTATCGTACAATGGATTTCCAACAAAGGATAAATCTCGGATATTTGTAAGTTCTTGCAATCTGCCAAATTCGATCCAATCTCTCACCAAATTATTAGACATATATAATGCTCGAAGATTTTTCATTGCGCTAatacctttcattttttcgatataattgtaGGAAATCCAAAGTTCCTCTAAAGTATCACCAAGTGATTCAAGACCTGAAAAGCTTTTCACCACGTTACGACTCAACGACAAGATCTTTAAGTTTTTCAATGTTCCAATTCCTACAAAATAAtccaatttattttgtatatatatatatatattttataaatatatatatatatatttataaactctCACCTGTTATCTTTTCGATCATATTCGTCGACAAAGATAGTCTTTCACATCCAGTTAAACACGCCAAAGAGTTATCCATCTTTTCAATAGGAAGCCATTGAAAGCTTAAAATAACTTCTTTTGCAGTCGCAGGATCctgtttgttttcttcctcCCAACGTCGTATCGCTTCTTTACAAGTCGTTGCTTTGACGACTGCCATTTCTTCTTTGTACTTAAATTTCTGATATACttcttatcatttataaagaaaaaaaagaaaaaaaagaaagaaacaagtaaacgataagaataaagatagataaaaaaaagaaaataaaggataaaatttGGATTTGTCCTGTACAAGATAATGATCGGAGTATTCGTAAAGGTATCTAAGAAACAATCAATGTAACTACTTTCTTATGCGCACGCCTATTTCTGATTATACGAAAGATGCCCACAAACATATGTACTCACGTACAACGTTTATCTGCcgttgatgatgataatattaatgataaaattgttcgatataataatgaaaaggacCACAATAGGGAAGGCAGTTATATAAAAGACTcgttaaaaattcttaaagaATAACGGACACTTTATtgcatatagatataaaaagaaaagtgtcaGAATAGTTAAATCTTATCGAGGGTCTCAACGACTTGCCTATATTTGTGCGATCGACAAATATGTTCCTCTATTTAATTTGTGATATCCCTCacaaaatcaaatgaaattaataaatcaaatgaaataaaataataaatgtagagaaaagaaaaatgtacccTTCGTTGTACATctcgttttatatttattaacgcgTCGCTTTATGTCGAACGCTTCTAAATGTTAATCCATAAGGATGGATTTGAATTACGACCGGTGCAGATAAAAGCGATTACTTTCGTATGAAAATCAGGGTGACCTTTTTCAATCGATCGTAGATAAATCCAACGCACATATCGATCAAACATCTTTGTAAGAACGacatggtggtggtggcgcaCTCCATATTCCATTCTCTCGACAAGTTGGCTTTCTGACAGGTTCCAAAGGTGTAACATAACCAGGAGAACATGTCACCTGcatatcaaattttatatatatattatatacatctatcatttcattttttcctcaaTATCGAGTATACGTTACagatatcgaaaaattttaaacgcttgaaaaaaaaaaaagaaattagaccATCGGTATACTAACTTGTATATTATCACCAGGCGTATACCAAAATTTCAGCGGTGAAATCCGACCGTGTGGAGGATCGCCAGGATATGGACATCTTACTTTACCTAGAATGTTGCAAACTATTTCTTCTGTtgcttatcttttttaaacggataaatatttaacattggTATAGTcaaattttaatcgtattatataaaaaggattGATAGATATTACCGCAAAACTTTAAAGGCTCGTAGTAGATATTATCATTgaggtaaataaaaagattttaataaatgtttccTTTTATGAACAAATAAGATTCTAAGTACCGTATTGTTTGCCTATTCAAAACCTTTCGAGTAAGTTAGTATAACTTATcagttattataaaatcaagttaagcaaacaaaatattaagtaTCACTTGAAGATACGTCTAAGTGGACATGAATCGTATCGAACATATGTTATGGataatagataaagataaaaaggaactACAGATTTCATCAAGGACGATAGCTCTTTTCAAACgctctataaaaataagaaacattattatctataaagtAACTAAGTGATTTTACGAAACTCACAAACTGGCGATTGATGCGACCACGTGCCATTTTCGGTGCAAATTACAGACGCTTCTCCTATCAATTGATGACCCGGTAAACAGGCAAATTTAACGAGAGCGCCGACTTTGTAGATGCGATTACGATGGTGTTTTCTACGAGTAGATTGCAACATTTGATCGACAATTCGACCGCTTCGCGGTAAAGACGGCGACGGACACGTGATCTCtgtaaatacaatattatcggattgatttataaatataatttatcgatacAATTTTTCTCTTGACTTTATGCATATAACTTAGGCGAAGTAAATAAAACGGAACTTACCGAAACAAGTTGGCATGGATCCATTCCACGTGCCATCCCCTTCGCACCTGATGCTCTGAGATCCTAATAATTTGTGACCCCACATACAAGCGAATACAGCCCTGCCACCAAAACTATTGTTGTGCTCTAGTAGTTGTAACCACGTATCACTGGGAAGATCTATCGGTGAACACGTTATTGCCTCGCAACGTGGTATATCTCCTGACCACATTCCTGGAATATATCGCACGACGACGGGAGTCTTCGCTTAACTCTCTCCTACGATCGAATTATTTCGACGCCTTATACAATTCGCATTCGGCCGCTCGACAGGATTATAGTCTTTTGTATTTCAATGTATGAAAGAATGGTGTATGACCTATGACTTAACGCGAGTACCGAATGAATAAGGATAAGACGAT
This sequence is a window from Vespa crabro chromosome 9, iyVesCrab1.2, whole genome shotgun sequence. Protein-coding genes within it:
- the LOC124427011 gene encoding dynein axonemal light chain 1-like, yielding MAVVKATTCKEAIRRWEEENKQDPATAKEVILSFQWLPIEKMDNSLACLTGCERLSLSTNMIEKITGIGTLKNLKILSLSRNVVKSFSGLESLGDTLEELWISYNYIEKMKGISAMKNLRALYMSNNLVRDWIEFGRLQELTNIRDLSFVGNPLYDSLEVDQWRLEVARRLPHLEKLDGEPIIRTEDNTSINQAILIKNDSSSPNSKIPEEMP